Below is a genomic region from Fusobacterium russii ATCC 25533.
TGAAGCCCTTGCTGATGGAGGGGTATTGCAGGGTATGCCAAGAAATAAGGCATATGAGATAGTTGCACAGACTGTCTTAGGCTCTGCCAAGATGATTTTAGAAACAGGGAAACATCCAGGTGAATTAAAAGATGAGGTAACTTCCCCTGCCGGTACAACAATAGAGGCAATAAGAGTTCTGGAAAATGGTAATTTCAGAGGAAATATTATAGAAGCAGTGGCAGCTTGTACTGAAAAATCTAAGAAGATGGCAGGAGAAAAGTAATATCTATTAATAATAAACGAGTTGTTATGTACAAAAAAGTTTTTGGATTGTTTTTTTGACTTATTTGGATTAAGTGCAAAACTTTAAAAATTAACTGTTTTAGTTAGGAGGGAAAGTGGGAATAAAGGTTGTAAAGGATTTAGTTCACAGTTATATAGATATAGATGAAGACTTACAATTAATAATAGATACTTCATCTTTCCAGAGGCTTAGAAGAATAAAACAGCTTTCCTGTTCATATATTTTTCCATCTACAAACCATACAAGATATGAGCATTCTTTGGGTGTTATGCAGCTAGCCTGTGATTTTTTTAATGTCTTAGAAAAAGATTTTAAAAAACATGGCTTGAAAGATGAAGAGGTAGATTTTTTAAAACTTCATATAAGACTGGCAGCCCTTTTACATGATGTAGGTCATCCTCCATTTTCACATCTTGGAGAGAAATTTTTAGATAAAAATGAAATATTTGAAAATATAAAAGAATATTCAGATTTAATTGACATAGAAGGAACTTTTTTCAATGCCGATAAAAAGTTAATGGGAAAGGAACATGAGCTTTTATCCTGCTTCTGTATTTTAAGAAAATTTTATAATATTTTAAAGAAAATAAATGAAAATATAGATGTTTCTTTTATTTGCAGATGTATAATAGGCAATGTCTATAATGAAAAAGAAAATTGGCATAGAAATATCTGTGTAAGAATTTTAAATTCGGATGCAATAGATGTGGATAAGCTTGATTACTTGATGAGAGATAACCATATGACCGGAGAAATAGCTCCTAAAATGGATATAAAAAGATTACTTGCCTGTCTGACAATTTCAGATTCTAAAGAACTTAAATATGTAGCAAAAGCAATACCGGCTGTTCAATCAGTTGTTGATTCGAGAGATACTTTGTATCTTTGGGTTTATCATCATCATATCTCAATTTATACAGATTATGTGACTGGGAAAATATTAAAAAAATGTATGGAAATTTTTGAAAATGAAAAAGGAAAATATCCAGAAGAGTTAAACAGAGATGCTTTCTTCTCTCCTAAGGCAATAACAGATTATTTGATAAGTGATGATGATATTTACTCACATCTTAGAAAAACTTACATATACTCTTTGGAGAATAAAACACATTCGTTTAATAATATTGCTTCAAGACAGCTTTTTGAAAGAGATTTTTTGAAATCACTATGGAAAACTATATATGAATATAAGGATTTTGAAAATTATTTGAATGAGGAATCTATAATGAATTATGAAGAACTCAGTACTGTATTAAAAGATGAAAGCAAAATAAATAGAATAACAAAAAATTTGGAAGAAAAATTAGCTTTAAAAGAAGGCGAAGTTTTTATCATAACAAAATATAACAAATTCTATAATTCAACTAAAGAAGCTCCTATTTCTTTACTTTTAAATGGAAAAGAAAGACGCTTAGCAGATTTGTTACCACAAAAGCATTTTGATAAATTTAATACTATGGCATTCTTTGTATTTGTGCCTAAGAGCTTTAAAAAGAGGGCTAAAGAGCTTTTGATAGAAGAATTAAGAAATATTTAAAAGTTTTAATTGAAAGGGGAAAAATGAAAAATAAAAATAAATTGATAACGGTTTTAATATTACTTCTTATTGTAACTGTCAGCTGTATGGGAAAAGATGAAAAACATAAGACTAATAATGTTATGGAAACAGCTAAAGTAGAGCAAACTAAGGATGAAAAAAAGGTAGAAGTGCCTAAAATAGTTTTAAAAGATAAAAATGACAAGGAGCATAATTTAGCAGACTATAAAGGTAAGGTTGTGTTCATAAACTTTTGGGCAACTTGGTGTGGTTATTGTGTGGAGGAACTACCATATTTGGAAAAGGTATCAAAAGATTATGCAAATGATGTAGTAGTTTTGGGTATATCAGCCCCAAAGTCTGACCTAGCTCCTCAAAATCCTGATGTATCAAAAGAAAAAATAATTGAATTTTTAGAAAAGAAAAAAATAACTTACCCTGTTTTATTTGATGAAAGGGGGAAAGTATTTGCGGAATACGGAGTTAAATTTTTTCCGACAAGCTATGTAATAGGTCGTGATGGCTATTTAGCAGGCTATATACCAGGAGGACTTACAGAGGAAAATTTAATAAAAATAATTGAAGAGGCTATAAAAAAATAGAAGATCAAGAATAGTATTAACAAATGAGAAACTTATGATTTTTTTTAGATAAAGGAGAATAGATGGAAAATAAAGTAAAGGATATAAAAATTGAAGAAATTTATTTAGCTGGAGGTTGTTTCTGGGGAGTTGAGGCATATTTTGAAAGAATAGAAGGAGTATTAGATGCTGTTTCGGGCTATGCAAACGGTTCTTTTCCTAATCCCAGCTATGAAGATTTGGTGCACAGAAATTCCGGGCATGCAGAAACTGTCTATATAAAATATGATGCAAATAAAGTGAGTCTATCTACAATTTTAAAACATTATTTCAGAATAATTGATCCGACAAGCTTAAATAAGCAGGGTGGAGATAGTGGAGTTCAATATAGGACAGGAATTTATTATCAAAATGAAAAACAGAAGGAAGTAGCTTTGAAAGAGATAGAATTGGAGCAAAAGAAATATGAGAAAAAAATTGTAGTGGAAGTTCTTCCGCTTGAAAGATTTGATAAGGCAGAAGAATATCATCAAGATTATTTAAAGAAAAATCCTAATGGCTACTGTCATATTGATTTATCTAAGGCGAATGAAGCTATAATAGACCCAATAAAATATAAAAAACCAAGCGATGAAGAATTGAAAGAAAAGTTAACTGGTTTACAATACAAGGTAACTCAGGAGAATCATACGGAATATGCCTTTCGTAATGAATATTATGACAATCATCAAAAAGGAATATATGTGGATATAACGACAGGAGAACCACTTTTCTTATCATCAGATAAATATGATTCAGGTTGTGGCTGGCCAAGTTTTACTAAACCAATAAATTCTGAAGTAGTGAGTTATGAAAGAGATGAGTCACATAATATGATAAGGACTGAAGTTAGAAGTAGAGCAGGAGATGCTCATCTAGGTCATGTATTTAAAGACGGACCGAAAGATAAGGGGGGACTTAGATATTGTATAAATAGTGCTTCTATAAGATTTATCAGCTATGATGATATGGAAAAAGAAGGCTATGGATATTTAAAAAAATATGTGAAATAAAAATAAAATAAATTTTAAAACAGTTCCGGAGAAAATCCCGATATGAGATTAAAGTATAAAATCCTCTTATATAAGAGGATTTTATATTAATATTTTTTTAAAACTGGATGCTTAAAAATGGAATAGAATTATATCTTTAAAGTTTGTTTTGAAAATTAAAATATATATACAAAAATATGTTATTATGTTAGAATAAGCTTACTAGTGTAATTTTAATTAAAATTAGAACAAATTTTACTATTAGGAGGAAAATATGAAAAAAGGTTTAAAGAAAGTTGTTTTATTTTTATTTTTTATAATTTCAGTACTGAGTTTTTCTGAAATAAGATTTAAAGATGATGTAGGAAGAGAAATAGTTCTAAAAAAACCTCTGACAAAAGTAGTTGTTGCAAGCAGATATAATAATGAACTTATAAGAGCAATAGGAAGTATAAAAAATGTTATAGCTGTTGATACAAATACTGCACAGGATAGGATTTACTGGAGTGAATTTGATCCAAATAATGTTATAGGAAAAGGACAAAATGCAATTAACTATGAAAAAATAATTGAATTAGCTCCGGAAGCTCTTATTACTCCAAGAAACAGTAGTTATGAAAAAGATATAGAACAATTATCTAAGGCGGGAATAGAAGTTATTGTTGTTACAGGTTGGGACAATGCCAATATGCCAGCACAAATAGAAAGATTAGGAAAAATGTTTGCTAATGAAGAAGGTGCTAAAAAGCTTATAGACTTCTATAATAAAAATTTAAATGAGATAACAAAGAGAGTTGCAAAGATAAAGAATAAGAAGACAATTTATTGGGAATATGGAAATCCTTTTACAACTGCTATTCCCGGAACATCTAATGACGGTTGGGTGAGTATGATGAGAACAGCCGGTGGTCTTAGCATATTTGATGACCCTAATATAAAAGGAAAGACAATAGATCCTGAAAAAATTTTGATAAATGATCCGGATTTAATTATAAAAACTACTTCCGGTTCAGCTCTAAAAAATACAGGTATATATACAGCTCCCTCTGAAGAAGAGTATGATGAAATTTCAAAAGAAATGGTATCAAGAAGTGGCTGGGAAGATTTAAAAGCTGTGAAAAATAAAAACTTCTATATAACAACTGGTTTCTGTGCCGGTGGTTTGGGAAAACTTATAGGAGTTGCTTACACAGCTAAATGGTTATATCCTGAAGAAATGAAGGATATTGATCCGGATAAAATTTTTGCTGAATGGATGGCAATGCAAAAAGTTGAAACACCAAAAGGTCATGTGTATAAATTGAAATAGGTAAAATAAAATGGAAAAAATTCATAAAATTTATAAATATGAAACGAAGAAAAAAATAAAAATTTTAATAATTTTATTAATTTTAATAATTGCTTCTTATATATCGACATTTAGCGGTATAGCAGATATAAATATAAAGAGAGTTCTAGTGACATATTTTAAATTTTTTACTTTTAGTGATGTGGAAGTACTATCTAAAAAAGAGATGGTTATATTTATAGATCTGAGGTTTGCAAGAGTCTTTTTG
It encodes:
- a CDS encoding HD domain-containing protein → MGIKVVKDLVHSYIDIDEDLQLIIDTSSFQRLRRIKQLSCSYIFPSTNHTRYEHSLGVMQLACDFFNVLEKDFKKHGLKDEEVDFLKLHIRLAALLHDVGHPPFSHLGEKFLDKNEIFENIKEYSDLIDIEGTFFNADKKLMGKEHELLSCFCILRKFYNILKKINENIDVSFICRCIIGNVYNEKENWHRNICVRILNSDAIDVDKLDYLMRDNHMTGEIAPKMDIKRLLACLTISDSKELKYVAKAIPAVQSVVDSRDTLYLWVYHHHISIYTDYVTGKILKKCMEIFENEKGKYPEELNRDAFFSPKAITDYLISDDDIYSHLRKTYIYSLENKTHSFNNIASRQLFERDFLKSLWKTIYEYKDFENYLNEESIMNYEELSTVLKDESKINRITKNLEEKLALKEGEVFIITKYNKFYNSTKEAPISLLLNGKERRLADLLPQKHFDKFNTMAFFVFVPKSFKKRAKELLIEELRNI
- a CDS encoding ABC transporter substrate-binding protein, with translation MKKGLKKVVLFLFFIISVLSFSEIRFKDDVGREIVLKKPLTKVVVASRYNNELIRAIGSIKNVIAVDTNTAQDRIYWSEFDPNNVIGKGQNAINYEKIIELAPEALITPRNSSYEKDIEQLSKAGIEVIVVTGWDNANMPAQIERLGKMFANEEGAKKLIDFYNKNLNEITKRVAKIKNKKTIYWEYGNPFTTAIPGTSNDGWVSMMRTAGGLSIFDDPNIKGKTIDPEKILINDPDLIIKTTSGSALKNTGIYTAPSEEEYDEISKEMVSRSGWEDLKAVKNKNFYITTGFCAGGLGKLIGVAYTAKWLYPEEMKDIDPDKIFAEWMAMQKVETPKGHVYKLK
- the msrAB gene encoding bifunctional peptide-methionine (S)-S-oxide reductase MsrA/peptide-methionine (R)-S-oxide reductase MsrB, which gives rise to MENKVKDIKIEEIYLAGGCFWGVEAYFERIEGVLDAVSGYANGSFPNPSYEDLVHRNSGHAETVYIKYDANKVSLSTILKHYFRIIDPTSLNKQGGDSGVQYRTGIYYQNEKQKEVALKEIELEQKKYEKKIVVEVLPLERFDKAEEYHQDYLKKNPNGYCHIDLSKANEAIIDPIKYKKPSDEELKEKLTGLQYKVTQENHTEYAFRNEYYDNHQKGIYVDITTGEPLFLSSDKYDSGCGWPSFTKPINSEVVSYERDESHNMIRTEVRSRAGDAHLGHVFKDGPKDKGGLRYCINSASIRFISYDDMEKEGYGYLKKYVK
- a CDS encoding TlpA disulfide reductase family protein; translation: MKNKNKLITVLILLLIVTVSCMGKDEKHKTNNVMETAKVEQTKDEKKVEVPKIVLKDKNDKEHNLADYKGKVVFINFWATWCGYCVEELPYLEKVSKDYANDVVVLGISAPKSDLAPQNPDVSKEKIIEFLEKKKITYPVLFDERGKVFAEYGVKFFPTSYVIGRDGYLAGYIPGGLTEENLIKIIEEAIKK